The DNA segment GCGGCGCGATCCTGGGAACTGGCACACTCGAGCGGCGAGATTCGCAATCAGATGATGGCTAATCGCCAGTTCCTCAACAATTACCTGTTAAGTGGGGATAGCCGCGAGATCGGCAATCTGGCTGATGGGACCAGCAAGCTGCACGAATTGATCCGCCAGGCCACCGACAAGGTGGGTTCCGAGCAGCAGCGCTCCACCCTGGGCAAGCTGAACGATGCCGAGCGCCAATGGGAAGAGGGCTTCGCACGGCCGCTAATGGAGAAGCGCAGACAGGTCGATGCCGGCGATGCGACTGTCAGTGACCTGCAGATTCTGTATCTGCAGCTGAATCCCGGCTCGTGGATGCAGTCCTCCACGGTCTATATCGACCAGGTTGACAATCTGACCAACAAAGAACTGGAAGATCAACGGCACACAGATTCCATCGCAGGTACTGTAACCCTCTTGCTGGCGATCCTGGGCACACTGGTAGCGCTGGTCCTGGGTGTACTGATTTCCTACCGGACTTCGCGCTCGATCACAGACCCATTGACCCATCTGATGACCGTGGCCCGCGAGATCGGCGAATCCGGTGATCTGGACCACCAGATCGACATGAACCGCGAAGATGAGATTGGCCAATTAGGGCGCACCTTCGCCAATATGGTCTCCTATTTGCGAGAAATGTCATCTGTGTCAGAGGCCATTGCCCGCGGCGATCTCACGGTAGAGGTCCGGCCGCGCTCCAACCGTGACACCTTGGCGCTGGCATTTATGCGCATGGTCGAAGGCCTGCGCTCGCTGGTCAGCAGCGTACGCGACAGTGCCTCCCAGGTGGCCAGCGGCTCCAACCAGGTTTCCAGCGCCTCGGAAGAATCTGCCAAGCTGAGCGTGCAGGCTTCGTCTTCCATCGACGAAGTGACCAGCACCATGCACGAGATGAGCGTGAACGTGCAGAACATGGTGAAGAACACGCAAATGCAGGCTTCCAGCGTAAGCGAGACGTCCGCTTCCATTGATCAGATGGTGGCCTCCATCCAGCGTGTGGCCGATACAGCCAGAGTGCTGCTGGAAATCTCGCAGCGCTCGCGTGAGGAAGTGCAGGCCGGCATCGGCACCATGCAGAAAACCACTGAGGGATTGAATCGCATCAACGGGTCCATTCACTCATCAGCCGAAATTATCGATGTGCTGGGGCAACGTGCCGACGATATCGGCAAGATCATTGAGGTCATCGATGACTTGGCCGAGCAGACGAACCTGCTGGCGCTGAATGCCGCCATCGAGGCTGCCCGAGCCGGAGAGCATGGCCTGGGATTTGCCGTGGTGGCCGACGAGGTCCGAAAGCTTGCGGAAAAATCCGCGCAATCCACCAAAGAAATTTCCGAACTCATCCAGAGCATCCAGAAAGAAGCGCAGCGAGCCGTGGAGAACATGGAGAAGAGCACTTCGATCGTCAACGAGGGGCTGAACATCGGCAGCGACCTGAGTGGAGCGCTAAAGAAGATCTCCAATGTCGTAACTGAAGTCTTCAAGTTTGCCCAGGAGATTGGAGCTGCCACTAACGAACAGTCGCATGGCTCCGCACAAATTGCTAAAGCGACCACGCGGCTGAATGAGATCACGCACGAGATCAACTCCTCAGTGGAAGAGCAAGCCTCGGGAGCCCAGGCGGTAGTGATGGCCATGGAACGCATGCGCGAAATGGTGCAGCGATTTACCTCCGGGTCTGCTGAACTGGCAGCTTCGTCCGAGCAGATGTCGAAGATGTCACGCATGCTGATGGAAGCCATGGATCGATTCGTGTTGGAAGGCGTGAGTGGAAGCGCAGCTTTCAAGGGCGAGGCCTTTGCTCATGGCAACGGACGCGGCAGCAACCCGGGATCGGATTTCCGGTCCATTCCCGCGCAGGTGGTCTCGCGCCGCTGAGAGGGACGTGGATGACGAATGAACATCATATCGTCGGCTTCCGCATCGGAGCAGAAAGCTTTGGCCTCCCAATCTCTCTTGTGCACGAGATCGTGCGCGTTCCTGAAATCACTGCCGTACCGGAATCGCCGGACTTCGTAGAGGGTGTCATCAATCTGCGTGGCAAGATCATTCCCGTGGTGGATCTGCGAAAGCGGTTTGGCGAAGTCAAAACTGTTCCCAATAAGAAGAATCGTGTGATTGTGGTAGAGCTGAATGGCAAGCTGGTTGGTCTGGTGGTCGATGCTGCTTCTGAGGTATTGAAGCTGGCGGCCTCCGCGGTTGAACCTCCTCCCCAGATATTCGAGGAAAACGAACTTAACTACGTCACAGGAGTGGGCAAGCTCGATCAGCGGCTGATCATTTTGGTGGACTTGCAAAAAATCCTGCAGCGCGGAGATCTGCACCGCCTAGGCGAATTGGACAAGGCGCCGGGGACCACGGCGTAGAGGCAGCACAAATGCCAGCATGCGGTTAGGCTGGCACTGGTGGCAAAAAGAGATTGCGAGTAAGGCATGGCAACCGCGTCAATCCAGCTGACCGAACCGGAACTGAAACTTCTGCAGACACTCGTCTATCAGGAGTGCGGGATGTACTTCGACGAGCGCCGCGCCCATTTTCTTCAGGATCGTCTGCAACGCCGCCTGCGGGCCTGTCGGCTGGATTCTTTCTACAGCTACTACCGCCTGCTCACAAGCAGAGATGGGAAGGCCGAGTTAGCGGCCTTACTGGAAATTCTCACCGTCAACGAGACCAGTTTCTTTCGCAATAAACCGCAGCTGGAGCTGTTCCAGAAGGTGGTGCTGGAAGAAATCCTGCATCGCAAGCAGGAGCGCCGCGATTGGACTCTGCGGGTGTGGAGTGCGGGATGCTCCACCGGCCAGGAGCCGTACACCTTAGCTATGCAGGTTGCCGACGCCCTGGCTTATTACTATTTGCGGAATCCCTTGCCCTTCGATATGCCCACACCGAAGCCGCTGATTCCTCCGCCCTGGCGGGTGGAGATCGTGGCTTCCGACATCAGCTACGCTGCCCTGCGCACTGCACAACAGGCTGTTTATTCCGAGGTGCAGATGGAGCCGGTGGACTACATGTTTCGCCTGCGCTACTTCGACAAGCTGGGCGAGCAGTACTCCGTCAAACGGGCGGTGCGTGATGTAGTTCACTTCGACTTCCATAACCTCAAGACCGAGTACCTTCCCCAAAACAACGACGTGATCTTCTGCCGTAACGTGATGATCTATTTCGACGAGGCAGAACAGAAGAGGCTGATTGAGAAGTTCTATCGTTGTTTGAACCGCGACGGCTATCTTTTTGTTGGCCACGCTGAAAGCCTCTTTGGCCTCACTGAACGCTTCCGCATGCTCCATCAGAACAACGGCACCGCGTACCAGAAAATCGAGGTGGAGATGTGAGCTTCTTCTCCGATGAACGGGCGGCCGAGTTGCGCGAGCTGTTCTTTGAAACGGCCCAGGAGCTTCTTCAGGTGTTGAACGAGCAGGGCCTCGAACTGGAGAAACGCCCTGCGGATGAGGAGGTGGTCCGCAACCTGCGAAGGACCGTCCACACCCTGAAGGGAGACTCCGCCGCCTGCGGCTTTCGTGAGCTCAGTGAGTTGGCACATGAACTGGAAGATGTGCTTACACCTGAAATGGCGGGGCGGGCAGGCA comes from the Terriglobales bacterium genome and includes:
- a CDS encoding methyl-accepting chemotaxis protein, coding for MTISKRLYKNFGILLAIVVVLCLVNIVAVQREHSARNAAARSWELAHSSGEIRNQMMANRQFLNNYLLSGDSREIGNLADGTSKLHELIRQATDKVGSEQQRSTLGKLNDAERQWEEGFARPLMEKRRQVDAGDATVSDLQILYLQLNPGSWMQSSTVYIDQVDNLTNKELEDQRHTDSIAGTVTLLLAILGTLVALVLGVLISYRTSRSITDPLTHLMTVAREIGESGDLDHQIDMNREDEIGQLGRTFANMVSYLREMSSVSEAIARGDLTVEVRPRSNRDTLALAFMRMVEGLRSLVSSVRDSASQVASGSNQVSSASEESAKLSVQASSSIDEVTSTMHEMSVNVQNMVKNTQMQASSVSETSASIDQMVASIQRVADTARVLLEISQRSREEVQAGIGTMQKTTEGLNRINGSIHSSAEIIDVLGQRADDIGKIIEVIDDLAEQTNLLALNAAIEAARAGEHGLGFAVVADEVRKLAEKSAQSTKEISELIQSIQKEAQRAVENMEKSTSIVNEGLNIGSDLSGALKKISNVVTEVFKFAQEIGAATNEQSHGSAQIAKATTRLNEITHEINSSVEEQASGAQAVVMAMERMREMVQRFTSGSAELAASSEQMSKMSRMLMEAMDRFVLEGVSGSAAFKGEAFAHGNGRGSNPGSDFRSIPAQVVSRR
- a CDS encoding chemotaxis protein CheW, yielding MTNEHHIVGFRIGAESFGLPISLVHEIVRVPEITAVPESPDFVEGVINLRGKIIPVVDLRKRFGEVKTVPNKKNRVIVVELNGKLVGLVVDAASEVLKLAASAVEPPPQIFEENELNYVTGVGKLDQRLIILVDLQKILQRGDLHRLGELDKAPGTTA
- a CDS encoding protein-glutamate O-methyltransferase CheR, translated to MATASIQLTEPELKLLQTLVYQECGMYFDERRAHFLQDRLQRRLRACRLDSFYSYYRLLTSRDGKAELAALLEILTVNETSFFRNKPQLELFQKVVLEEILHRKQERRDWTLRVWSAGCSTGQEPYTLAMQVADALAYYYLRNPLPFDMPTPKPLIPPPWRVEIVASDISYAALRTAQQAVYSEVQMEPVDYMFRLRYFDKLGEQYSVKRAVRDVVHFDFHNLKTEYLPQNNDVIFCRNVMIYFDEAEQKRLIEKFYRCLNRDGYLFVGHAESLFGLTERFRMLHQNNGTAYQKIEVEM